In Choloepus didactylus isolate mChoDid1 chromosome 18, mChoDid1.pri, whole genome shotgun sequence, the genomic stretch gcccagGCGCGCCCCCGCCGCCGCGCGCGCCCGCCGCCCCCGGGACGTGACTCGTGGAACGTCTGCTCCCGACAAGCCGCGGCGGCGGGCGGGGCGCCCCGGACAGTGCGTGGCCGGCTGCGGCGGCCGCCGCCGTCTGGGTTCCGAGCAGGGTCCCGGTACTCCCGGCCCCGCAGTGTGAGAAGTTCCCTCTAGTTTCAAAAGTTTCCTCAAGCGGCCTGAGGGTTTCTCTCCGGCGGGGTCTCCGTTCAGGCACTTACTCAGCCACCCGTTCACCCTTCAGGGGTCCTCGCCGCTCTCCCCGCCGCTAATTAAGTGACGGACGCAGTTACCAAGGCGACCGCCTGATTGACAGGCATCATTACCAACAGACTTCCGGGAGCTCACTTCTGGGCCCGCCCGCCGCGGGTCCGGGCATCCAATTAAAGAAGTGAAGGCGCCAAAGGGGGCGGTCACGGGGCACTCTGGGTTGTGGCGGTTCTCCGGTGATTGCTCGCTGGGGGCTGAGGCGTCTACAGGCATTCAGACGATGCCGTGACACGGCCCCGCGACTGGGTCGACCGCGTGAGCGCACCCCTGCGGAGGGAGCCCCTGGGCCCCGGAGGCGGCGCGGCGTCGAGGCAGGCTGCTGTCGGCGGCTGCTCCCCCGGAGCTCCTCGGCGAGTGGGGGAGGGGCGGTGGACGACGCGCGGTGGGGGCCGCCCTCCCTCTGCGCCTGCGCGGGCCTCGCGGTCAGCTGGGTGCGCCCGCCCGCGCATGCCCGCAGCGCGCGGAGCCGCGGTGGCCGGCTGCACTGCGCGTGCGCGCCGCGGACCCCGCTGAGGAGCGGCGCTGGCGGACGTCGGGCGGGCGGCCCGTGACGTCGTGAGGAGCGCTTTAAAGTGCGGGCCGGGCCGGGCGTCCGAGGGTCCGGCTGGGAGTCGGTCCTTCTCCCCGCGGCGACCCCCCGCGGCATGAGGCGCTGCCGGCGCCCCTGCCCCCCGGGACGCGGAGAAGCAGCCGGCGGCGGCGGAGGAAGCTCGGCGGCCGCCACCGCTGCCTGACCCGCCGCCCCGAGGCCCGATCTCGCGCCCGGCCCCCCTCGCCGCGCCCCGCCGGCCCCTCCGGCCGCGCATGGGGGCCCGGCGCTGAGGACCCGCTCGCCTCCGGGGGCGCCGGGGCGCGTCCCCACAGGGCCATGCCCGGCCGCCCCGCCCGCCGCGGAGGACCTTAGAGCAGAGGCGCGGGGGCCATGGCGGCCGCCAGCGGCTACACGGACCTGCGGGAGAAAGCTCAAGTCCATGACGTCCCGGGACAACTACAAGGCGGGCAGCCGGgaagccgccgccgccgcggccgCTGCCGtggctgccgccgccgccgccgccgccgcggccgAGCCGTACCCGGCGCCCGGGGCCAAGCGCAAGTACGCGGAGGACTCGGACCCCGAGCGCAGCGACTTCGAGGAGCAGCAGctgcagaaggaggaggaggcgcGCAAGGTGAAGAGCGGCATCCGCCAGATGCGCCTCTTCAGCCAGGACGAGTGCGCCAAGATCGAGGCCCGCATCGACGAGGTGGTGTCCCGCGCCGAGAAGGGCCTGTACAACGAGCACACGGTGGACCGGGCCCCGCTGCGCAACAAGTACTTCTTCGGCGAGGGCTACACGTACGGCGCGCAGCTGCAGAAGCGCGGGCCCGGCCAGGAGCGCCTCTACCCGCCGGGCGACGTGGACGAGATCCCGGAGTGGGTGCACCAGCTGGTGATCCAGAAGCTGGTGGAGCACCGCGTCATCCCCGAGGGCTTCGTCAACAGCGCCGTCATCAACGACTACCAGCCCGGCGGCTGCATCGTGTCCCACGTGGACCCCATCCACATCTTCGAGCGCCCCATCGTGTCCGTGTCCTTCTTCAGCGACTCGGCGCTCTGCTTCGGCTGCAAGTTCCAGTTCAAGCCGATCCGGGTGTCGGAGC encodes the following:
- the ALKBH5 gene encoding LOW QUALITY PROTEIN: RNA demethylase ALKBH5 (The sequence of the model RefSeq protein was modified relative to this genomic sequence to represent the inferred CDS: deleted 1 base in 1 codon); the encoded protein is MAAASGYTDLREKLKSMTSRDNYKAGSREAAAAAAAAVAAAAAAAAAAEPYPAPGAKRKYAEDSDPERSDFEEQQLQKEEEARKVKSGIRQMRLFSQDECAKIEARIDEVVSRAEKGLYNEHTVDRAPLRNKYFFGEGYTYGAQLQKRGPGQERLYPPGDVDEIPEWVHQLVIQKLVEHRVIPEGFVNSAVINDYQPGGCIVSHVDPIHIFERPIVSVSFFSDSALCFGCKFQFKPIRVSEPVLSLPVRRGSVTVLSGYAADEITHCIRPQDIKERRAVIILRKTRLDAPRLETKSLSSSVLPPSYASDRLAGNRDSALKPKRSHRKADPDAAHRPRILEMDKEENRRSVLLPTHRRRGSFSSENYWRKSSDAVEDCSEAAGSPARKVKMRRH